The Salvelinus alpinus chromosome 21, SLU_Salpinus.1, whole genome shotgun sequence genome has a segment encoding these proteins:
- the LOC139548240 gene encoding P2Y purinoceptor 3-like gives MSISSLEVFSTEPFLIGMFTAEGSSSGHYTEPHSEEYLIAVGDNNVTWPVCTYKEDFKRFLLPAVYSVVFLIGLPLNGAVILKIWRSRPNLTRSNVYMLNLATADFLYVMSLPLLIYNYASHDYWPFGELACKLVRFQFYSNLHGSILFLTCISLQRYVGICQPMAGWHKQGGRRLARVVCGGVWLVVALLCAPTFHYASTGTQRNRTVCYDLSRPEHSADYYPYGMALTCLGFLLPFMGVVACYCRMGRLLCRPPSYQGATMAASMEKRDKAVKMIIIVVTVFAVSFLPFHLTKTMYLLVRTLPGAPCATRNLFSVIYKCTRPFASMNSVLDPILFYFTQPRFRRSTRILITKITTLRDREPRCEEVKTHRLFRSHV, from the exons ATGTCGATATCCTCTCTAGAAGTGTTCTCTACGGAACCTTTCCTCATTGGAATGTTCACAGCAGAAGGTTCCTCCTCTGGACATTACACAGAACCCCACTCGGAGGAATACCTCATCGCCGTGGGCGACAACAATGTCACATGGCCAGTCTGCACTTATAAGGAGGATTTTAAACGCTTCCTACTTCCTGCCGTCTACAGTGTGGTTTTCCTGATTGGTCTGCCTCTGAATGGGGCAGTCATCTTGAAGATCTGGAGGTCACGACCCAACTTGACCCGGAGCAACGTCTACATGCTCAATCTGGCCACGGCTGACTTCCTGTATGTGATGTCACTACCTCTGCTCATCTACAACTACGCCAGTCATGACTACTGGCCCTTTGGAGAGCTGGCCTGCAAACTGGTCCGCTTTCAATTCTACAG TAACCTGCATGGCAGTATCCTGTTCCTGACCTGTATCAGCCTCCAGCGCTATGTGGGCATCTGCCAGCCTATGGCCGGCTGGCACAAGCAGGGGGGTCGCAGGCTGGCACGGGTGGTCTGTGGGGGTGTGTGGCTGGTGGTCGCCCTCCTCTGTGCTCCCACTTTCCACTACGCCTCCACAGGAACACAACGCAACCGCACCGTCTGTTACGACCTGAGTCGACCGGAGCACTCGGCTGACTACTACCCCTATGGGATGGCTCTGACCTGCCTGGGCTTCCTGTTGCCTTTTATGGGCGTGGTGGCGTGCTACTGTCGCATGGGTCGCCTCCTCTGCCGCCCGCCATCCTATCAGGGCGCTACCATGGCAGCCTCAATGGAGAAACGGGACAAGGCGGTGAAGATGATAATCATCGTGGTGACGGTGTTCGCTGTGAGCTTCCTGCCGTTCCACCTTACTAAGACCATGTACCTGTTGGTACGAACCTTACCGGGTGCTCCGTGTGCGACACGGAACCTGTTCTCAGTGATCTACAAGTGCACCAGGCCGTTCGCCAGCATGAACAGTGTTCTAGATCCTATACTGTTCTACTTCACACAGCCACGGTTCCGCAGGAGCACCAGAATACTGATTACCAAGATCACCACTCTCAGAGACAGGGAACCCAGGTGTGAGGAAGTGAAAACACATAGATTATTTAGATCCCATGTTTAA